GGCGACCGATGGTTGGGTTCGGGCCTTCGTCGACATCGACCCCGCCGGGTCGCTCGCCGTGGCCGCCGCCATGGACCGGCAGCGAGGCAGCGGTTCGGGTCGGCTCGCGGGTGTCCCGATCGCGGTGAAGGGACGCGCCGGCCCTGGATCTGATCAGGTGCGGCGGCTCGTCGCCGAGGGCGCGGTCGTCCTCGGCGCCACGTCCACCCCCCGCGGTACGACCCATCAGACCTGGGGCCACACCGACCGGGGCCCGACCCGGAACCCGTGGCGGCCCGATCTGTCCCCGGGTGGCTCGTCGGCCGGGTCCGCGGCCGCCGTCGCCGCCGGTGTGGTGGCGCTGGCCACCGGAACCGACGGGGCCGGGTCGTCCCGGATCCCGGCGGCCTGGTGCGGGATCTTCGGCTACAAGCCGACCACCGCCCTCGCTGTCCCGACCGGACCCGCCGTGCCCGCCGTCCCGGCCCCGCTCGCTCGCGACCCGCGCGACCTGCGGCTGTGGGCCGACGTCGTGCTCGGCGACCTCCCACCCGTGGGTGAGGCCGGGACCGCGGTCTGGGCACCCGATCTGGGCTATGCCGCGCACGAACTCGACCCCGAGGTCGTCGCGGTCGCCCACGCCGCCGCGCAGCGGCTGGCCGACCGCGTGGGGCTGCGCTGGACCAACCCCACCGTCGAGCTGCTCGACCCCGCCATCGCCTGGACCGCGCTGCGCGACCCGGCGGCCACCGTCGCCGACCGGCGCGCTGCCGCCGCCGTCCGCGCCCACAACGACGACCGGCTCGCTGAGCTGTTCACCCGCGCCGATCTGCTGCTCACCCCGACCACCCCGGCTGGCCCGCACGGCCATGCGGGACCCGGGCCGCGGATGAGCGTCGCCCTGACCTGGGTGTTCAACCTGTCCGGGCACCCGGCACTCAGCATCCCCGCCGGCACCACCGCCGACGGTGTCCCGGTCGGGCTGCAGGTCGTCGCCCGCCCGGGCGCCGACCGCGCCCTGCTCGACCTGGCCGCCGCCTGCCCGGCGGCGGCCCCGGCACCCAGCCGACCGGCCCGGAGGTACCCGTGACCGACCGACCCGTCCTCGCCCCGCCCGCCGGGCACGAGATGCCCGACGGCGCGCTGACCGTCATGGCCAGCGCGCTGCTGCCCTGGACGCACCGCCGCGGCGGCCCGGCCCACTGCCTGGCCCGCGTCCGGCTCTTTGCACCCGACCCGCACCACCCGCCGCGGCGCGCCGTCGTCGTGCTCAGCGAGCTGCGCAACAACCCCCGCGGGCACGGCATCACCGCCGACGTCCCGGGGGCCGCCGCCGCCGCCCGGGCGACCCTGCTGCCCGAAGCGCTCGCACCCGACGCCGTCACCTGGCTCGCCCACCACGGCCCGTTCTCCACTTACGACCCGTCCGGGCCGGAGACCTTCACCGAGCTGCGGCCCCGCTGGGACGGCACTCGCTACACCGACGACGTGCATGATTACCGCCTCCTCCTACCGGACGAGGCCGCGGCTCTGGTGCGCGCGCTCGCCCTCCAGCCGGTCGACCACGAGCTGCGTGCCTGGCCCGCTCCGGCGCCCCGCGTCGCGACCGAATGACCGAACCGCACCACCCACTGCACATCCCCGGCCGGGTGATCCTGCGCGAGGTCGTCGCGGCCTACCAGCCGTACCGGGACCGCATCGCCGAGCGTGACACCCGCGTGCTGATTTTGCGGTTCACCCCAGGCCCCGCCGCGGACGACGAGTGGGCCGCCCGGATGCAGGCCTCGGCGGTCTCGGCCCAGCAGAAGGTGCGGACGTTCACCGCGATCGGCGCCCAGGTCGACAGCCTCGCCCTGCCCGACACCGTGAACGCCGGTGAGCTCGTCGACCGCATCCAGGCCGCCAACGACGACTCGAAGGTCGCCGCCGTCATCGTCCAGGCCCACCACCGGCGCGGCTGCGCGAGGTCGTCGACCTCATCGACCCGACCAAGGACATCGACGCCCTGGGTGTCGACTCCCCCCGCCCAGCCTGCGCCACCGCCGACGGCATCGTCCGCGTCGCCGACCCGTTCCTCTCCCCCGACACGACGATCGCGGTCGTCGGGGCCCGCGGCTTTGTCGGCGGCGGCGTCGACCGGCTGCTGCGGGAGCGAGGCCACGACCCTCTCGCGCTCGACCTCGGCGACGACCTCCGTCAACTGCGCGACGTCGACGTCGTCCTGTCCGCCACCGGCCGGCCGCACCTGCTCACCGCCGAGTACCTGCGCGACCACCACCTCCTCGTCGTCGACTCCGGGTTCGTCCCGCATCCCGACGGGCCCCGCGGCGACGTCGCCCCCGACGCCGCCCGCACCCCGGCCGCGATCACCCCGGTCCCCGGTGGGATCGGGCCGGTGGAGATGGCGGTCCTGGCCGAACGCCTCACCCTCACCGTCGCGCCCGACCTCGCCAGCTGGCGCTACCTCGGAACCGACGCCAGCAGCGAGCGGACCACCACCGCCCACCAGGACGTCGCCGCCCAGCGCGACCCCGCCACGCCCCGCGACCTGTCCCCGGCGCCCGAGCACCGATACCGATCGGGGCACCACCCTCGACCGGTCCGCACCCGGCACCGGCCCTGCGAGTCACACCCGCACCCGTGGCGGTGCGGACGACCCGCCCACAACCGGGCGCTCCCTGCCTGAGCGTCGCGCGACTGGCGACGCCGACGCGACACCGAACATGCGACGAGGCGACCCTCGACCGGACCCGCCGGAACGGCGCCGCACCCGATCAGCCCGGGGCCGGTACCGACACCCCCGGCAGCCGCCGCAGCCCGAGCTCCTGACGCGGCACCTCACCGCCCTCGAATCGCAGTCACGTCCCGCCGATTCAACACTCATTTCCGTCGCGCGGCGCGGTCGAATTACAAGAATGGCTCCTCATCGCGACCGGCCGCCAGCCGAAAAGCCCGGGTGACGAATCTGCCAGCAACCCTGGACCGGCACCGGAAACTGACATAGAATTGCGACATGGCGGGGACCAGTGCAATTCAGTGGACAGAGACGACGTGGAATCCGGTGACCGGATGCGACCGGGTATCACCGGGATGCGATCACTGTTACGCACTCCGCATGGCGGGCCGGCTGAAGCGCATGGGCCAAGCCCGCTAT
This sequence is a window from Pseudonocardia petroleophila. Protein-coding genes within it:
- a CDS encoding amidase family protein produces the protein MRRLVAEGAVVLGATSTPRGTTHQTWGHTDRGPTRNPWRPDLSPGGSSAGSAAAVAAGVVALATGTDGAGSSRIPAAWCGIFGYKPTTALAVPTGPAVPAVPAPLARDPRDLRLWADVVLGDLPPVGEAGTAVWAPDLGYAAHELDPEVVAVAHAAAQRLADRVGLRWTNPTVELLDPAIAWTALRDPAATVADRRAAAAVRAHNDDRLAELFTRADLLLTPTTPAGPHGHAGPGPRMSVALTWVFNLSGHPALSIPAGTTADGVPVGLQVVARPGADRALLDLAAACPAAAPAPSRPARRYP